The genomic window gtttttagcccattcgccccaactttgggccaaacctttaacactaacgcccggttttccattCCTAATATGTTTCTAGGAtttttgactgttttcactttttctcgcataGAACCGGACAGACTTAAACCGGTTTGACTGGTTCAACTGTCGGTTTGCGATTTTTCAGGGTTTTtcacagaaaacacattttctgactcgaaAAGACCTAcagagtccaaaaatcatatttaaatccccaactaatttttataatttctattttattcttGATCATTCTAAGTTCAGAATTTTACTAatcttttaattaaattatatttttttaacccTCTTTTTATCAGAAAATGACCATAACACCCGTTTTATTCTTATCTACTTGTTTCATAGGATTAAAACTATTTTTTCTAACCTCTTTTAACCCCTGAGCACGTTGCTTTTCAGCTTTTTTGGTGCTAAAATTTCTAGATACACACTTTTACATTTTTATTCACTTTTAATAACATTTAAGGCTTGAAACTTAAACCCCAAGTGCTCCTTTAATTTTCAGTTGTCCCATACGAGGGTAATGCTCCATTGAGCGAGCATTTGTCAACATCCTCCTCCCGCTAATCACGAACATACTGCTGCTCGAGTTGTACTACCTCTTCTACTGACACGACAGAGAGAAATTTGGCTCCGTGCGAACATAAAAAACCTTCATCATCGAATCCATCGCCAGCACCACCTGACTAGGAACTATGTTCCCCCACATAGGATAGGAGGTTTGGCCATGGTGGGAGACTTTCTTGGGACGGCGGCGTTGGTGTGGGTTGGCACTAGTGTCAGTGAGGTCAACGTTAGTGACGAAGAAGACACCTTCAATGGTGGAAGGAATGGTGGCGGCTGCACTAGGAGCGCTTGGATATTTTAGGGCTTATTTGGGCAAActtttaagaaaagatctttttttgagttattttttttaaaaatattttatgaaaaagtaaaaataattttacgtTTGGATATCTCATACAAAAATATCTTtgtatttatcaattatgtttatgTATAACactataaaagtacttttttctttttttattatgtaaaaattatttttactaagaaaaaaagatataaattataacttctcaaaaaagatattttcttatttttctagtgcttttacttttactacaaaaaatttaacaaatacgctaaaaaataaaaaaaaaatttcattgaaaaaaagttttttttttattaacttaatgACGCCCAAACAAACACTTAGCCTTGAGaggatattttaatttatttaaaattaacccaacttatattttagatttttttaaaactaagttcaaaattttaatttggcCTCAAAccattttttagtatttttaatatCTAGTTCTTTTTTTGTCGTGTTATAAAATCTTTCACGAACTTATTTGTCGTTAGCATATTTTAGCGTTTGTTTTGCCATTGATACGAATTTTCGAGTGCCATTTTAGTAGTTtactcataaataaataaataaatacataaaagagCAGCAATATTAATTCATAGTCTGTCTTTATAACAAAAGTCAAAAGTAAACACAAAAAAAACAGACACATAACTaaaataagagtttaattttaatacactgaAGTGTAAATCATTTTATACAGTCGTACAATCACATACATTCTTTTGTATGATCATTCATGCAGTCAAGGTAAAAAGTTGTTATTTTTGCTGATGTAGCATTACTTAATTAGATGCAcacaatgcatcaaaattaaagtcCCAAAATAATTATACAAAAGTTTAGTCACTTCCAAAATGCAAATGCTAacctcttcaaaaaaaaaaaaaaagtccctCAGTTTATATAAACTAAAATTTACATTGCTTAAGGTCACACATCTTTTTAAGATGTACTTCTGAACATTTCTCAGAACTACTGCAAAACTTCTAATGCCGGAGTCAGATTCACCagaataaacaagcaaaagagtAGTTATTAGTTAGTTGATCCACACGAACCAGAATTTACAGGGAAGATCGGCATGCGAAGAAGTTGAAGTCAGGGTGGAACACGTTGAGCTGCTTCAACCATGAGTTTGCAGCATTGTATAAACATGTTACCTTTTCATTCACATGTGATGATGGAGTTAACCAGATATCTCCCTGCATTCTATAGGTGGCTAGGCCAAAAGGCGACACTGATATGCTGCCGCTGTTCTTCCTCTTGGACTTCTCCCCCACCACCATTCCCCACCCTGTCGGAAAACATACGTCATTCTCTATGTTGATTTCAGCACAAATGTTATCACAGTCTGCCGAAACACAAGAAAATTAGTTATAAACTTGCAAAATTGTTGTAATTACAACTACAATTGAGCCTTGGCTCGCTAAATAAGATTAATTATATTGATCAAATGACGTCATGGGATCCAAGTGTAAATCATACGTGTTTAAAACCATTATTGACCAGTTGCAATCCGAACATGCAATGATAGATATACTTGTTTTATATGAATGCCCACTTCCATGAAGACAACTTCATGTGAAAATAATACTGCAAATATTTAGATGATTCAGTTAGACATGTCAAACTATCTATGGGTTCATAATATTATTTTCACATAAAGATATTTTCATGGAAGTAATCACTTTTTACATATCATACACCAGCTAGTTTTAGATACCTTGAAAAGAAGAAGACAATGTATGGTAAGTGAGGAAACACGTTGTCAAGGCCTTATCTTTCTGACTTGGTATGGCGTAAATCGGATACCTATTGATGATAAATCAGTATAAGATCTATCAAGCACTGAAACCAAGAGAATCCAGACAAGGAGAAACATTGTAAAAGAAACTTATGATTCTTGTATATGAATTCACAAAGAAACAGAACCAAATGTTGATCAAGAGTACAAGACTAAGGCCCAGCTTCTTTTCTATATCATTAAGAAACATAGTCATAAACATAATCTTGTCGAAAGGAACATAACCTcagataaattatttatttaaattgaaatttcGCAACAATTTAGGGCCACCTGTTATCAAGAAGTTGTTATTTTTGGATAATTCAAAACGCAATCTGAAGTTCTCACAAGAGCTAATTGAAAAGGTGAAGCTTTATTTGTGAATTGTGAAGTGTAAAACAAAATCAAGGCCACTTTCATTACGGGCAGAATTAAAAGAACAATAATTTAAACTCACCAAGAAACAGCCATCCAAGAAGCCGGAGAAAGATCCACACTCTTCAACGTCATTAATGCCGGATAGCTTCTAGCTAATTCAATTATCTGGTGTGAGAAACAATCATAGTCTATGAGTGAACATACAAACACATTTGCAATGGCGAAGTTAAGGGCAACTACCTTATCTGCTAACGGGAGCCGGTTATATGGAGAACTCTTCTCCATGTACTCCAAGTAAAGGTAACCAAGCATATCCCTCGTGGGCCAAGAACCTACCTGGTCAGAGCTTGAATTGAAGGAATTAGCATCCCACGATTCACTAGAATTGTTACTTAATGACCTTGATAGTTTATCGCTGCTATCATCACTCCAGCAATCACATTCCAATTCAACTACGTTATCCTCTCTCCGTCCCCTAGATAAGAACAATTCTTTTGATACATCAACAAGCATGTAAACCTCATATTCTCTATTGAAAAGTACAATGTACCATAGCATTACCCTTGGCTTTTACCATACCTAGAAGCTGCAACAGACTTAGTGCTGTAGATTTGGATAGCGGACAGATACGGAACATAGAATTGCATTAGAGTTTCCCCACTTTCGCGCATCACCGGTGTACCGGCACCATATGCACTCCATTCAGAATAGCAGTCCCAAAGATCTTTCAGAGTGAAGTATTCAATTGTGTCCTTAacaggaggtagccattgactaTTTAGATCATTTGAGCATCTCTGCAAAATTCATTATATATGCAACACAAATTAAGGGATGATATTATTGCCATTGCTAACACAACATTATCTCCACTACAGTAAGACAAACCATGCAATGCTAGCCATTAAAGGAATCTACACCTATCATTTAACCTTCAAGTAACAAGTCAAGGAATTTATCCTAGTAATTGCAATATCACAAACTATTCACACATACACTAATTATGAGCAGAGATAGATATAAAATAGGTGAATGCTACCGAacccctctaaaataacatgtaagttacccttcATTATGTGTCACATTGTAATTGGTCCTTATTTTAACCATAGTTGGGGCGCCAACATCATCGCCATCTACTGCCCTCCCACACAACCTCTCTTCCCAGTATAGCCAGCGTCTCTTTTTGCCATGGATCACTTCTTACccacataattaatggttaatttggttattaaatttttttattaattattatttaattatattttacatataaatatatgttctatcacgtaattaaataaagatatatttttttaataaaaaaatttaataaccaaattaaaCCATTAATTATGTGGGTAAGAAGTGATCCATGGCAAAAAGAGACGCTGGCTATTCTGGGAAGAGAGGTTGTGTGGGAGGGCAGTAGATGGTAATGACGTTGGTGCTccaactatggttaagataaggaccaattacaatgtgacacataatgaagggtaacttacatgttattttagagggagTTGAGTAGCATTCACCTATAAAATATTCCTAGTCACATAacatttacaaaaaataaaatatttttattaagttttaaatatatttggatatattttttaagaaaaataatttgCTTTATCTAAAAGCTAATAATACCTTgttttaaaaaaaacaaaaacaaaagacgtTTTTAAGGTTTAAAAACTCTTTTTTAAAAGTCTAtccaaatataaataatttttgtcTATTAAAAACGatctttttaataaataaaaaaaatacttatttcAAAAGTCAATCTAAATTTACTCTAATACTAATTATAATTAGGAAATAAAGACAAATGTTGTAGGgactattttttatatatttttagtgtattttttattttgtattaaaaataattaataaaaagttaaaaaaaaaaaatttacttttcaTACCATAAAAAATTGCATAAAATAAATTACAcaaagaaaaatacaaatataATTTCACATTCATGATTAGTATGATTTATGACAAGGCCAATTATTCAAACCAAACTTTTAACATGCTAGCAACACATGGCGCGACCAGTATCCAGTCACAGTCACACTTGGGGCTAGGTGAAGCCATGAGAATCACGTGGCACTCAACAACTTCAAAAATAACTTTTGaggtttattttaaaagaaaatttgaaaaaaggaCGAAAACTTAAACTaaagattgaaaaagaaaataaaacaatagtAGTAGTATGCTGTGTTGCAAATTTAGTCATTGTCGTTTTAACTTATTTTGGATAAATTAACAAATTAGTGTATGTTGAAACAaaagcaaataaaataaaatagaactccCATTTAAGAATTGAAGAAAGTAATATAATACATGTCAATTTTTAACACGTATAAAATTAGCTATCATGTGGTGCATGCTTAATTGTTAATTAGAACCACCCAATTTTTAGTGTATATTAgtatatatctatatatctatatatataatcatcCAATGGAAAGCAGAGACATATATATTTCTTTATCTCAAGTATCACAAAAGTCCAAGCTAATGAATTCCTTAACAGAATCCCGCAGATTATGCTAACAccgagaaataaaaaaatattttattttaattttaagaagCATATAGACTTAGAAACATCAAACAACCGTGTCTTTACTCTATGATTAACCCTAATATATAGGAATACTAGTTGAAATATTATGGTACTTTGTGGATAATGTacgttaattaattttcaattaagtgAGAAAGGGACACGTCAGAGAAGATAATATCTGAATGGTGGTGGCATCAAACGAATATTCTTGTACACTGAGACACTTAGACAAAGGCAAGTTTTGATTGACCTTGACCCTGGTTTTAACGATGCTGTTTGACCCACAACACAATGACCACATCATTCCGATTTTCTCCCcccttttatttattaattattatggaTTTTACCCGtcgtaaatttatttatttatttattttttcaaccaTATTATCTAGActgatttttttatatgaaaaaaatattagtattttttaaaaatagaattATTTGGTGTAATTACAGATGGGTAAATTTTTTTGGAGAAAAGTCAACACGTGGAAGTGTGCTGGAGAGCGTATTGGACACGTGGTAACATATTGGCCAACACGTGGAGAGCGTATTGAATGATTTCCACGATACTATAATAcacttcaaatatcaatattTAACCAAAACACCATCtctattttcatattaaaaataatttctatatTATCTAACACTAAAAATTTGTGAAGGACTGAACTTCGTttgtaattcaaattcaaaataaagatgAAATTACCTTTTCTCCCATAAGTTTGCGAAGTTCTTGATCGTTTCCAGAAGGGCTGTTAGAAAACTTTTCCGATCAAGTTTTGAACATTTGAGTTACCAGGGCATGAGGTTGTGAATTACACTGAATCTATTGTCTAAATTGTATTTGTATCATTCGGTATCACTTTGCATTATTAGTCGCTTGTAGAACAGTTAAGATAGTTCAATATCTTGCTGAATCAGTGTTACTTCAGTGTCTTGACATTACAATGTGAAATGATAAAGTGAAGTAGTAAAAACCTTTTGATCAAATAACTTTATTATAAGTGGGCACATCGACTCAACTGCGATTACTCCTTCACTTTATGACATGGTAAAGCACATTCATATCTTCTAACAGCAAAGTATCCAGGTAAGTGGGTATATTATCTTTGTCGCACAACAGTCCAAACATTTAATGATGCTTCAGGTTTGAACACTTTTTCCCTTTAAACCTTCATTGGTTAAAGATCAAAGGCATTAAGTGtcaaaatatacaaaattcaTATAATTCTAAACAATTTTTCTCGTTTTGTTGTAATAGATTAACTCTTGGCTTCGTCCTAATTTACTATTAAATAAGGAaaattttatagtattttttatttggtgtttaatttttgtctaatttattttttataataaattttaaatttttaaaaatgatttgcttttatattttaaaattaaatataaatttttctttttttaataaattaaacaccactttttaaacaaaaaaaaaaatcactttattAATATCCGAATAATTAAAGGAGTGACTGACTCTGACTAGTCATTCCCTTATCTTGttatggttaaaattttaaaaataatgattACCGCAGAATCACTGACTCTCGGTATTCCCTCTATTAGTCCGAAGGGAGAAATAGAAAGGAGAAACAATGAAACATCAACCGAACGAA from Arachis ipaensis cultivar K30076 chromosome B09, Araip1.1, whole genome shotgun sequence includes these protein-coding regions:
- the LOC107619456 gene encoding uncharacterized protein LOC107619456 isoform X3 codes for the protein MVSSSSTRCSSRSYISNLERFLQCVTPDVPSRTLHKRCSNDLNSQWLPPVKDTIEYFTLKDLWDCYSEWSAYGAGTPVMRESGETLMQFYVPYLSAIQIYSTKSVAASRYGKSQGGRREDNVVELECDCWSDDSSDKLSRSLSNNSSESWDANSFNSSSDQVGSWPTRDMLGYLYLEYMEKSSPYNRLPLADKVVALNFAIANVFVCSLIDYDCFSHQIIELARSYPALMTLKSVDLSPASWMAVSWYPIYAIPSQKDKALTTCFLTYHTLSSSFQGWGMVVGEKSKRKNSGSISVSPFGLATYRMQGDIWLTPSSHVNEKVTCLYNAANSWLKQLNVFHPDFNFFACRSSL
- the LOC107619456 gene encoding uncharacterized protein LOC107619456 isoform X1, with the protein product MVSSSSTRCSSRSYISNLERFLQCVTPDVPSRTLHKRCSNDLNSQWLPPVKDTIEYFTLKDLWDCYSEWSAYGAGTPVMRESGETLMQFYVPYLSAIQIYSTKSVAASRYGKSQGGRREDNVVELECDCWSDDSSDKLSRSLSNNSSESWDANSFNSSSDQVGSWPTRDMLGYLYLEYMEKSSPYNRLPLADKVVALNFAIANVFVCSLIDYDCFSHQIIELARSYPALMTLKSVDLSPASWMAVSWYPIYAIPSQKDKALTTCFLTYHTLSSSFQDCDNICAEINIENDVCFPTGWGMVVGEKSKRKNSGSISVSPFGLATYRMQGDIWLTPSSHVNEKVTCLYNAANSWLKQLNVFHPDFNFFACRSSL
- the LOC107619456 gene encoding uncharacterized protein LOC107619456 isoform X4; this encodes MVSSSSTRCSSRSYISNLERFLQCVTPDVPSRTLHKRCSNDLNSQWLPPVKDTIEYFTLKDLWDCYSEWSAYGAGTPVMRESGETLMQFYVPYLSAIQIYSTKSVAASRYGKSQGGRREDNVVELECDCWSDDSSDKLSRSLSNNSSESWDANSFNSSSDQVGSWPTRDMLGYLYLEYMEKSSPYNRLPLADKIIELARSYPALMTLKSVDLSPASWMAVSWYPIYAIPSQKDKALTTCFLTYHTLSSSFQDCDNICAEINIENDVCFPTGWGMVVGEKSKRKNSGSISVSPFGLATYRMQGDIWLTPSSHVNEKVTCLYNAANSWLKQLNVFHPDFNFFACRSSL
- the LOC107619456 gene encoding uncharacterized protein LOC107619456 isoform X2 codes for the protein MVSSSSTRCSSRSYISNLERFLQCVTPDVPSRTLHKRCSNDLNSQWLPPVKDTIEYFTLKDLWDCYSEWSAYGAGTPVMRESGETLMQFYVPYLSAIQIYSTKSVAASRGRREDNVVELECDCWSDDSSDKLSRSLSNNSSESWDANSFNSSSDQVGSWPTRDMLGYLYLEYMEKSSPYNRLPLADKVVALNFAIANVFVCSLIDYDCFSHQIIELARSYPALMTLKSVDLSPASWMAVSWYPIYAIPSQKDKALTTCFLTYHTLSSSFQDCDNICAEINIENDVCFPTGWGMVVGEKSKRKNSGSISVSPFGLATYRMQGDIWLTPSSHVNEKVTCLYNAANSWLKQLNVFHPDFNFFACRSSL
- the LOC107619456 gene encoding uncharacterized protein LOC107619456 isoform X5: MVSSSSTRCSSRSYISNLERFLQCVTPDVPSRTLHKRCSNDLNSQWLPPVKDTIEYFTLKDLWDCYSEWSAYGAGTPVMRESGETLMQFYVPYLSAIQIYSTKSVAASRGRREDNVVELECDCWSDDSSDKLSRSLSNNSSESWDANSFNSSSDQVGSWPTRDMLGYLYLEYMEKSSPYNRLPLADKIIELARSYPALMTLKSVDLSPASWMAVSWYPIYAIPSQKDKALTTCFLTYHTLSSSFQDCDNICAEINIENDVCFPTGWGMVVGEKSKRKNSGSISVSPFGLATYRMQGDIWLTPSSHVNEKVTCLYNAANSWLKQLNVFHPDFNFFACRSSL
- the LOC107619456 gene encoding uncharacterized protein LOC107619456 isoform X6, producing the protein MVSSSSTRCSSRSYISNLERFLQCVTPDVPSRTLHKRCSNDLNSQWLPPVKDTIEYFTLKDLWDCYSEWSAYGAGTPVMRESGETLMQFYVPYLSAIQIYSTKSVAASRYGKSQGGRREDNVVELECDCWSDDSSDKLSRSLSNNSSESWDANSFNSSSDQVGSWPTRDMLGYLYLEYMEKSSPYNRLPLADKVVALNFAIANVFVCSLIDYDCFSHQIIELARSYPALMTLKSVDLSPASWMAVSWYPIYAIPSQKDKALTTCFLTYHTLSSSFQVLFSHEVVFMEVGIHIKQVYLSLHVRIATGQ